A single Clavibacter nebraskensis NCPPB 2581 DNA region contains:
- a CDS encoding fumarylacetoacetate hydrolase family protein, whose product MKIARFSTGDDPRFGILDEEEGHLVVLTGDPMFSGYQTTGERVPLADARLLAPVIPRSKVVAVGRNYAAHAAEHGSEAPTTPLIFLKPNTSVIGPDDAIRLPADSQRVEHEGELAVVIGRITRDVSVEDARRSIFGYTIGNDVTARDIQHSESQWARAKGYDTFCPLGPVIETEGSFEDALIETRVDGELRQSGRTSEMVHSVPELIAFASRVWTLLPGDVILTGTPAGVGPFTDGQVVEVSIEGIGTLSNPARARA is encoded by the coding sequence GTGAAGATCGCGCGTTTCAGCACCGGTGACGACCCCCGCTTCGGCATCCTCGACGAGGAGGAGGGCCACCTGGTCGTCCTCACCGGCGACCCCATGTTCAGCGGCTACCAGACCACGGGGGAGCGCGTGCCGCTCGCCGACGCGCGGCTGCTCGCCCCGGTGATCCCGCGCTCCAAGGTCGTCGCGGTGGGTCGCAACTACGCGGCGCACGCGGCCGAGCACGGCAGCGAGGCGCCCACCACGCCGCTCATCTTCCTCAAGCCCAACACCTCCGTCATCGGCCCCGACGACGCGATCCGCCTCCCCGCCGACAGTCAGCGGGTCGAGCACGAGGGCGAGCTCGCGGTGGTCATCGGCCGGATCACGCGCGACGTGTCCGTCGAGGACGCGCGCCGGTCGATCTTCGGCTACACGATCGGCAACGACGTCACCGCCCGCGACATCCAGCACTCCGAGAGCCAGTGGGCGCGCGCCAAGGGCTACGACACCTTCTGCCCGCTCGGCCCGGTCATCGAGACCGAGGGCTCGTTCGAGGACGCGCTCATCGAGACCCGCGTGGACGGCGAGCTCCGCCAGTCCGGCCGCACGAGCGAGATGGTGCACTCGGTGCCCGAGCTCATCGCGTTCGCGTCGCGCGTGTGGACCCTGCTGCCCGGCGACGTGATCCTCACGGGCACGCCCGCGGGCGTCGGCCCCTTCACCGACGGCCAGGTCGTCGAGGTGTCGATCGAGGGGATCGGCACGCTCTCCAACCCCGCGCGCGCCCGCGCCTGA
- a CDS encoding CopG family transcriptional regulator: MTGDETIDGVPVTEEQIQAWADEAEAGYDVDTLRTRGRGRPGRGARPSQVVAVRLTDDELAAVDARAAREGTSRSEVIRQALHDSAA; encoded by the coding sequence ATGACAGGCGACGAGACCATCGACGGCGTGCCCGTGACGGAGGAGCAGATCCAGGCGTGGGCTGATGAGGCCGAGGCCGGGTACGACGTGGACACCCTCAGGACGCGAGGTCGCGGCCGTCCCGGGCGCGGAGCGCGACCCTCTCAGGTCGTCGCCGTGCGGCTGACCGATGACGAGCTCGCCGCGGTGGACGCGCGAGCGGCGCGCGAGGGCACGTCGCGATCCGAGGTGATCCGGCAGGCCCTCCACGACTCCGCGGCGTGA
- a CDS encoding branched-chain amino acid aminotransferase has product MSTTSSTASTSSTATTTGTAFPLFFEQTPSETARADAEREAILADPGFGKHFTDHMVQIDWTLDAGWHDARVVPYGPLQLDPAASVLHYGQEIFEGMKAYRHADGSVWTFRPDRNAARLQRSARRLALPELPTEDFVESVRQLVRADLGWVPTAAEQSLYLRPFMIANESFLGVRAAQRVGYYVIASPAGAYFTGGVAPVSIWLSTQYSRAGKGGTGAAKCGGNYAASLLPQAEAASHGCAQVLFLDSEEGRYLEELGGMNIVLVYKDGRLVTPDSESILEGITRDSILELARDRGLTVEKRRVELSEWVDGVASGEITEVFACGTAAVITPIGRLMGEGLDVGDIDAPAGELTMSLRQELTDIQYGRVPDRHGWLTRLDA; this is encoded by the coding sequence ATGAGCACCACCAGCAGCACAGCCTCCACCAGCAGCACAGCCACCACCACCGGCACCGCCTTCCCCCTGTTCTTCGAGCAGACCCCGTCGGAGACCGCCCGCGCCGACGCCGAGCGGGAGGCGATCCTCGCCGACCCGGGCTTCGGCAAGCACTTCACGGACCACATGGTCCAGATCGACTGGACGCTCGACGCCGGCTGGCACGACGCGCGCGTCGTCCCGTACGGGCCGCTGCAGCTGGATCCGGCCGCGAGCGTGCTGCACTACGGCCAAGAGATCTTCGAGGGGATGAAGGCGTACCGCCACGCCGACGGATCCGTGTGGACCTTCCGCCCCGACCGCAACGCCGCCCGCCTCCAGCGCTCGGCCCGCCGCCTCGCGCTGCCGGAGCTGCCCACCGAGGACTTCGTCGAGTCCGTGCGGCAGCTCGTGCGCGCCGACCTCGGCTGGGTGCCGACGGCCGCGGAGCAGAGCCTCTACCTCCGTCCGTTCATGATCGCCAACGAGAGCTTCCTCGGCGTCCGCGCCGCCCAGCGCGTGGGCTACTACGTCATCGCGAGCCCCGCGGGCGCGTACTTCACGGGCGGTGTGGCGCCGGTGTCCATCTGGCTGTCCACGCAGTACTCCCGCGCGGGCAAGGGCGGCACGGGCGCCGCGAAGTGCGGCGGCAACTACGCCGCGTCGCTCCTGCCGCAGGCCGAGGCCGCGTCGCACGGCTGCGCGCAGGTGCTCTTCCTCGACTCCGAGGAGGGCCGCTACCTCGAGGAGCTCGGCGGCATGAACATCGTGCTGGTGTACAAGGACGGCCGCCTGGTCACGCCCGACTCGGAGAGCATCCTCGAGGGCATCACGCGCGACTCGATCCTCGAGCTCGCGCGCGACCGCGGCCTCACGGTCGAGAAGCGCCGCGTGGAGCTGTCGGAGTGGGTCGACGGCGTCGCGTCGGGCGAGATCACCGAGGTGTTCGCGTGCGGCACGGCGGCGGTCATCACGCCGATCGGCCGCCTGATGGGCGAGGGCCTCGATGTGGGCGACATCGACGCGCCCGCGGGCGAGCTGACGATGTCGCTGCGCCAGGAGCTCACCGACATCCAGTACGGCCGCGTCCCCGACCGCCACGGCTGGCTCACGCGCCTCGACGCGTAG
- a CDS encoding MBL fold metallo-hydrolase has product MRLTKLEHAALVLELSGRKLFIDPGSFTTPITEAMNTDAIVITHEHADHWTPEQLKRILDKNEGVPIYAPEGVAAAATDFDVTVVHAGDVIEAGPFTLRFFGGTHAVIHESIPVVDNLGVLVNDTLYYAGDSFVVPEGVEVDLLAAPAGAPWMKISESIDYVLAVKPRRAFPTHEMVLSTAGKAMSNGRLQWATEQGGGAFHALEPGDSIDL; this is encoded by the coding sequence ATGCGATTGACGAAGCTCGAGCACGCCGCCCTGGTCCTGGAACTCTCGGGGCGCAAGCTCTTCATCGACCCGGGCTCGTTCACCACCCCCATCACGGAGGCGATGAACACCGACGCCATCGTCATCACGCACGAGCACGCGGACCACTGGACGCCGGAACAGCTCAAGCGGATCCTCGACAAGAACGAGGGCGTGCCCATCTACGCCCCCGAGGGCGTCGCGGCCGCCGCGACCGACTTCGACGTCACCGTCGTGCACGCGGGCGACGTGATCGAGGCCGGCCCCTTCACGCTGCGCTTCTTCGGCGGCACGCACGCCGTCATCCACGAGTCGATCCCCGTGGTCGACAACCTCGGCGTCCTCGTGAACGACACGCTCTACTACGCCGGCGACTCCTTCGTCGTGCCGGAGGGCGTCGAGGTCGACCTGCTCGCAGCCCCCGCGGGCGCGCCGTGGATGAAGATCAGCGAGTCCATCGACTACGTGCTCGCGGTGAAGCCCCGCCGCGCGTTCCCCACGCACGAGATGGTGCTGTCCACCGCGGGCAAGGCCATGTCGAACGGCCGCCTGCAGTGGGCGACCGAGCAGGGCGGCGGCGCGTTCCACGCCCTCGAGCCCGGCGATAGCATCGACCTCTAG
- a CDS encoding MFS transporter, which translates to MSTPRTASVAVTAATGRAGRRQWAALVVLMLPVLLVSIDNTVLSFAMPSIARDLEPSGAAQLWVIDAYPLVLAGLLVAMGNMGDRYGRRRLLMIGTAGFGLVSALAAFATDASQLIVARAALGFFGAMLMPSTLSLLRSIFTDREQRRLAIAIWASGFSGGSALGPLVGGVLLEHFWWGSVFLVAVPVMLPLLILTPVLVPESKDPAPGPIDGIAILLSLATVAPLVYAIKTFATEGVTPLAIAAPVVGVVAGILFVRRMSRARNPMLDVALFREPVFTGAVLVNLLSVVSLVGFLFFVTQHLQLVAGLDPLAAGFALIPGSVVVIVSGLVIVPIVARARPSRVVAIALALSAAAYVILAATGRDASVGLLVFAFCLLGAGIGASQTISNDLIIAAVPPAKAGAASAVSETAYEVGAVLGTAVLGSILTASYRTGLALPAGLSEGDASAARETLGGAVSVAERVPAHVGAALLESAHRAFDGGVVTTSIIGALLMVGAIVISLTSLRRASSHD; encoded by the coding sequence ATGTCCACGCCCCGCACCGCATCCGTCGCCGTGACCGCCGCCACCGGCCGCGCCGGGCGACGCCAGTGGGCGGCGCTCGTGGTGCTGATGCTGCCTGTGCTCCTCGTCTCCATCGACAACACGGTGCTGAGCTTCGCGATGCCGTCCATCGCGCGCGATCTCGAGCCGTCGGGTGCCGCTCAGCTCTGGGTCATCGACGCGTACCCGCTCGTGCTCGCCGGGCTCCTCGTCGCCATGGGCAACATGGGCGACCGCTACGGCCGCCGCCGCCTCCTCATGATCGGCACGGCCGGCTTCGGCCTCGTCTCCGCCCTCGCCGCGTTCGCGACCGATGCCTCGCAGCTCATCGTCGCGCGCGCCGCGCTCGGCTTCTTCGGCGCGATGCTCATGCCCTCTACGCTCTCGCTCCTGCGCTCGATCTTCACCGACCGGGAGCAGCGCCGCCTCGCCATCGCGATCTGGGCGTCAGGCTTCTCCGGCGGATCCGCGCTCGGCCCGCTCGTGGGCGGCGTGCTGCTCGAGCACTTCTGGTGGGGCTCCGTGTTCCTCGTGGCCGTGCCCGTGATGCTGCCGCTGCTCATCCTCACGCCCGTGCTCGTGCCGGAGTCGAAGGACCCGGCGCCGGGGCCGATCGACGGGATCGCGATCCTGCTGTCGCTGGCGACCGTCGCGCCCCTCGTCTACGCCATCAAGACGTTCGCGACCGAGGGCGTCACGCCGCTCGCGATCGCCGCGCCCGTCGTGGGCGTGGTCGCCGGCATCCTCTTCGTGCGCCGCATGTCCCGCGCGCGGAACCCCATGCTCGACGTCGCGCTCTTCCGCGAGCCGGTCTTCACGGGCGCGGTGCTCGTCAACCTGCTGAGCGTCGTCTCGCTCGTCGGCTTCCTCTTCTTCGTGACGCAGCACCTGCAGCTGGTCGCGGGCCTCGACCCGCTGGCCGCCGGGTTCGCGCTCATCCCGGGATCCGTGGTCGTCATCGTCTCCGGGCTCGTGATCGTGCCGATCGTGGCGCGCGCCCGCCCGTCGCGCGTCGTCGCGATCGCGCTGGCGCTCTCGGCGGCCGCCTACGTGATCCTCGCGGCCACGGGCCGGGACGCGTCCGTCGGCCTGCTGGTGTTCGCCTTCTGCCTGCTGGGTGCGGGCATCGGCGCGTCGCAGACCATCTCGAACGACCTGATCATCGCGGCCGTCCCGCCGGCGAAGGCGGGTGCGGCCTCCGCGGTGTCGGAGACGGCGTACGAGGTGGGCGCGGTGCTCGGCACGGCCGTGCTCGGCAGCATCCTCACGGCCAGCTACCGCACGGGCCTCGCACTGCCGGCCGGCCTCTCCGAGGGCGACGCGTCCGCGGCGCGGGAGACGCTCGGGGGAGCGGTCTCGGTCGCCGAGCGCGTGCCGGCCCACGTCGGGGCGGCGCTGCTCGAGTCGGCGCACCGGGCGTTCGACGGCGGCGTGGTGACGACGTCGATCATCGGCGCCCTGCTCATGGTCGGCGCGATCGTCATCTCGCTCACGAGCCTGCGTCGCGCCAGCTCGCACGACTGA
- a CDS encoding aldo/keto reductase family protein encodes MEFRYLGNSGFKISEITYGNWLTHGSQVENDTATACVKAALEAGITTFDTADVYANTKAETVLGEALKDERRASIEIFTKVFGPTGPKGKNDTGLSRKHIMDSVEGSLQRLQTDYIDLYQAHRFDYETPLEETMQAFADVVRQGKALYIGVSEWTSEQLRAGHALADQLGFQLISNQPQYSALWRVIEEEVVPTSKELGISQIVWSPIAQGVLTGKYKPGQELPSGSRATDDKGGADMIKRYMNDDTLSRVQELQPVADELDLSLAQLAVAWVLQNENVASAIIGASRPEQVHENVKASGVKIPAELLTRIDDALGDIVETDPRKTEDSSPKTREV; translated from the coding sequence ATGGAATTCAGATACCTCGGCAACTCCGGCTTCAAGATCTCCGAGATCACCTACGGCAACTGGCTCACCCACGGATCGCAGGTGGAGAACGACACCGCGACCGCGTGCGTGAAGGCCGCGCTCGAGGCGGGGATCACCACCTTCGACACCGCGGACGTCTACGCCAACACCAAGGCGGAGACCGTGCTCGGCGAGGCCCTCAAGGACGAGCGACGTGCCTCGATCGAGATCTTCACCAAGGTCTTCGGCCCCACCGGGCCCAAGGGCAAGAACGACACCGGCCTCTCGCGCAAGCACATCATGGACTCCGTCGAGGGCTCGCTCCAGCGCCTCCAGACCGACTACATCGACCTCTACCAGGCGCACCGCTTCGACTACGAGACGCCCCTCGAGGAGACGATGCAGGCCTTCGCCGACGTCGTCCGCCAGGGCAAGGCGCTCTACATCGGCGTGAGCGAGTGGACGAGCGAGCAGCTGCGCGCCGGCCACGCGCTCGCCGACCAGCTGGGCTTCCAGCTGATCTCGAACCAGCCGCAGTACTCGGCGCTCTGGCGCGTCATCGAGGAGGAGGTCGTGCCCACCTCGAAGGAGCTCGGGATCTCCCAGATCGTGTGGTCGCCCATCGCCCAGGGCGTGCTGACGGGCAAGTACAAGCCCGGCCAGGAGCTGCCGTCCGGATCGCGCGCGACCGACGACAAGGGCGGCGCGGACATGATCAAGCGCTACATGAACGACGACACGCTCTCCCGCGTGCAGGAGCTGCAGCCCGTCGCCGACGAGCTCGACCTGTCGCTCGCCCAGCTCGCGGTCGCGTGGGTGCTGCAGAACGAGAACGTGGCGTCGGCGATCATCGGCGCCTCCCGTCCCGAGCAGGTGCACGAGAACGTGAAGGCGTCCGGCGTGAAGATCCCCGCGGAGCTCCTCACCCGCATCGACGACGCCCTCGGCGACATCGTCGAGACGGACCCGCGCAAGACCGAGGACAGCTCGCCGAAGACCCGCGAGGTCTGA
- a CDS encoding DUF6458 family protein, which translates to MSIGLGIFLVIVGAILAFAVDLTVPGVDLQLVGYILMGGGALVIIIGVALLARRRTAVSETRTRIDPATGQRITRSERSDDNVV; encoded by the coding sequence ATGAGCATCGGACTCGGCATCTTCCTCGTCATCGTCGGCGCGATCCTCGCGTTCGCCGTCGACCTCACCGTCCCGGGCGTCGACCTGCAGCTGGTCGGCTACATCCTCATGGGCGGCGGCGCGCTGGTCATCATCATCGGCGTCGCGCTCCTCGCCCGCCGCCGCACGGCCGTCAGCGAGACGCGCACGCGCATCGACCCCGCGACCGGCCAGCGCATCACGCGCAGCGAGCGCTCCGACGACAACGTCGTCTGA
- a CDS encoding 3-isopropylmalate dehydrogenase — MPRTISLAVVPGDGIGPEVVHEALRVLREAVPADVSLDTTQYPFGAGHYLETGEILTDSDLAALAQHDAILLGAVGGDPRDARLAGGIIERGLLLKLRFAFDHYINLRPTTLLPGVASPLAAPGEVDFVVVREGTEGPYAGNGGVLRRGTEHEIATEVSVNTAHSVERTVRFAFELAEKRDRKRVTLVHKTNVLTFAGSLWQRTVDRIAAEHPGVTVDYLHVDATMIFLVTDPSRFDVIVSDNLFGDIITDLAAAISGGIGLAASGNVNPTGAFPSMFEPVHGSAPDIAGQQKADPTAAILSVALLLDHLGLPEASARVTAAVSADLAARAAGDTAPRSTVEVGDAVIRALSTNH; from the coding sequence ATGCCCCGCACCATCTCGCTCGCCGTCGTCCCCGGGGACGGCATCGGTCCGGAGGTCGTCCACGAGGCCCTCCGCGTGCTCCGGGAGGCGGTGCCCGCGGACGTGTCGCTCGACACCACGCAGTACCCGTTCGGCGCCGGCCACTACCTCGAGACGGGCGAGATCCTCACCGACTCCGACCTCGCCGCCCTCGCGCAGCACGACGCGATCCTGCTCGGCGCGGTCGGCGGCGACCCGCGCGACGCGCGCCTCGCCGGCGGCATCATCGAGCGCGGCCTGCTGCTCAAGCTCCGGTTCGCGTTCGACCACTACATCAACCTGCGGCCCACCACGCTGCTGCCCGGCGTCGCCTCGCCGCTCGCCGCGCCCGGGGAGGTCGACTTCGTGGTCGTCCGCGAGGGCACCGAGGGCCCGTACGCGGGCAACGGCGGCGTGCTGCGCCGCGGCACCGAGCACGAGATCGCGACCGAGGTGTCCGTGAACACGGCGCACAGCGTGGAGCGCACCGTGCGGTTCGCGTTCGAGCTGGCGGAGAAGCGCGACCGCAAGCGCGTCACCCTCGTGCACAAGACCAACGTGCTGACCTTCGCCGGATCCCTCTGGCAGCGCACCGTCGACCGCATCGCCGCCGAGCACCCGGGCGTCACGGTCGACTACCTGCACGTCGACGCCACGATGATCTTCCTCGTCACCGACCCGTCGCGCTTCGACGTCATCGTCTCGGACAACCTGTTCGGCGACATCATCACCGACCTCGCCGCCGCGATCTCGGGCGGCATCGGCCTCGCCGCGTCGGGCAACGTCAACCCCACGGGCGCGTTCCCGAGCATGTTCGAGCCGGTGCACGGATCCGCGCCCGACATCGCCGGCCAGCAGAAGGCCGACCCGACCGCGGCGATCCTCTCGGTCGCGCTCCTGCTCGACCACCTGGGCCTCCCCGAGGCGTCCGCGCGCGTCACGGCCGCGGTCTCCGCCGACCTCGCCGCGCGCGCCGCGGGCGACACCGCACCCCGATCCACCGTGGAGGTCGGCGACGCCGTCATCCGCGCCCTCTCCACGAACCACTGA
- the gltX gene encoding glutamate--tRNA ligase: MTDATTHPVTTASGTDVRVRFCPSPTGTPHVGLIRTALFNWAYARHTGGKLVFRVEDTDAARDSEESYEQLIEALRWLEIDWDEGEGVGGPHAPYRQSQRTDLYLDVIAKLTASGHLYESYATAEEIEARNRAAGRDPKMGYDNFERDLTEAERQAFRDEGRSPALRLRVPDTDLSFDDLVRGTVTFPAGSFPDFVLVRPNGAPLYTLVNPVDDALMGITHVLRGEDLLSSTPRQIALYHALIDIGVADAIPRFGHLPYVMGEGNKKLSKRDPESNLFHHRDRGFIPEGLINYLALLGWSLTHDRDVFSRMEMVTAFDVADVTPAPARFDLKKAESLNGDHIRLLALDDFAQRLVPYLQAAGVVGAELTHDEQRMLDAAAPLVQERMQLLGEAPDLLSFVFTTADALPYDDAAVQALKDDAPEVLAASRGALAGVPHTQWDIDLVQEVLQNTLITGMGMKPRLAYGPLRVGVSGRRISPPLFESMVLLGKDETLARLDRLAGRLGA; encoded by the coding sequence ATGACTGACGCAACGACCCACCCCGTGACCACCGCTTCCGGCACCGACGTCCGCGTCCGGTTCTGTCCGTCCCCGACCGGGACGCCGCACGTGGGGCTCATCCGCACGGCGCTCTTCAACTGGGCCTACGCGCGCCACACGGGCGGCAAGCTCGTCTTCCGCGTCGAGGACACCGACGCCGCGCGCGACAGCGAGGAGAGCTACGAGCAGCTCATCGAGGCGCTCCGCTGGCTCGAGATCGACTGGGACGAGGGCGAGGGAGTCGGCGGACCGCACGCGCCGTACCGCCAGTCGCAGCGCACCGACCTCTACCTCGACGTCATCGCGAAGCTCACGGCGTCCGGCCACCTCTACGAGAGCTACGCGACGGCCGAGGAGATCGAGGCGCGCAACCGCGCCGCCGGCCGGGACCCGAAGATGGGCTACGATAACTTCGAGCGCGACCTCACCGAGGCCGAGCGCCAGGCGTTCCGCGACGAGGGCCGCTCGCCCGCGCTCCGCCTCCGCGTGCCGGACACCGACCTCTCGTTCGACGACCTCGTGCGCGGCACGGTCACGTTCCCGGCCGGGTCCTTCCCCGACTTCGTGCTCGTGCGCCCGAACGGTGCCCCGCTCTACACGCTCGTGAACCCCGTCGACGACGCGCTCATGGGGATCACCCACGTGCTGCGCGGCGAGGACCTGCTCTCGTCGACGCCCCGGCAGATCGCGCTCTACCACGCGCTCATCGACATCGGCGTGGCCGACGCCATCCCGCGCTTCGGCCACCTGCCGTACGTGATGGGGGAGGGCAACAAGAAGCTCTCCAAGCGCGACCCCGAGTCGAACCTGTTCCACCACCGCGACCGCGGCTTCATCCCCGAGGGCCTCATCAACTACCTGGCGCTGCTCGGCTGGTCGCTCACGCACGACCGCGACGTGTTCTCGCGGATGGAGATGGTCACCGCGTTCGACGTCGCCGACGTGACGCCCGCCCCGGCGCGCTTCGACCTCAAGAAGGCGGAGTCGCTGAACGGCGACCACATCCGCCTCCTCGCGCTCGACGACTTCGCCCAGCGCCTCGTGCCGTACCTGCAGGCGGCGGGCGTCGTCGGCGCCGAGCTGACGCACGACGAGCAGCGCATGCTCGACGCCGCCGCGCCGCTGGTGCAGGAGCGGATGCAGCTCCTCGGCGAGGCGCCCGACCTGCTGTCGTTCGTCTTCACCACGGCCGACGCGCTGCCCTACGACGACGCGGCCGTCCAGGCGCTCAAGGACGACGCCCCCGAGGTGCTCGCCGCCTCGCGCGGCGCGCTCGCCGGGGTACCGCACACGCAGTGGGACATCGACCTCGTGCAGGAGGTGCTGCAGAACACGCTCATCACCGGCATGGGCATGAAGCCGCGCCTCGCCTACGGGCCGCTGCGCGTGGGCGTCTCCGGGCGCCGGATCTCGCCGCCGCTGTTCGAGTCGATGGTGCTGCTCGGCAAGGACGAGACCCTCGCGCGCCTCGACCGCCTCGCGGGGAGGCTCGGTGCCTGA
- a CDS encoding TerC family protein, with translation MDVPFWLWAATIAAVLGLLVFDFFAHVRKAHEPTLKESATWSVVYIVIALVFGVGVGVFSNWTFGGEYFAGYVTEKALSVDNLFVFLIIMSSFAVPRAFQQKVLLVGIAIALVMRGIFIAMGSAIIDNFSWVFYLFGALLLVMAYKQMKETHDEDESDSKLIRVLRRFIPTSDHYDGDKLTTRVDGKKLFTPMFLVMLAIGLTDVLFALDSIPAIFGLTQEAYIVFTANAFALLGLRQLYFLISGLLERLVYLSQGLAVILGFIAVKLVLHAMHVNEVTFINGGEPMLWAPEIPIWFSLSFILLTITVATVASLAKTKRDGTAVEGIDSAAAVEGEKAPADADGPRR, from the coding sequence ATGGATGTCCCCTTCTGGCTCTGGGCCGCGACCATCGCGGCCGTCCTCGGCCTGCTCGTCTTCGACTTCTTCGCGCACGTGCGGAAGGCGCACGAGCCGACGCTGAAGGAGTCCGCGACCTGGTCGGTCGTCTACATCGTCATCGCGCTCGTGTTCGGCGTGGGCGTCGGCGTCTTCTCGAACTGGACCTTCGGCGGCGAGTACTTCGCCGGCTACGTGACGGAGAAGGCGCTGAGCGTCGACAACCTCTTCGTCTTCCTCATCATCATGTCGAGCTTCGCCGTGCCGCGGGCCTTCCAGCAGAAGGTGCTCCTCGTGGGCATCGCGATAGCCCTCGTGATGCGCGGCATCTTCATCGCGATGGGCTCCGCGATCATCGACAACTTCTCCTGGGTCTTCTACCTCTTCGGCGCGCTGCTGCTCGTCATGGCCTACAAGCAGATGAAGGAGACGCACGACGAGGACGAGTCCGACTCGAAGCTCATCCGCGTGCTCCGCCGCTTCATCCCCACCTCGGACCACTACGACGGCGACAAGCTCACGACCCGCGTCGACGGCAAGAAGCTCTTCACCCCGATGTTCCTGGTGATGCTCGCCATCGGCCTCACCGACGTGCTGTTCGCGCTCGACTCCATCCCCGCGATCTTCGGCCTGACGCAGGAGGCGTACATCGTCTTCACCGCCAACGCCTTCGCGCTGCTCGGCCTCCGCCAGCTGTACTTCCTGATCTCCGGGCTCCTCGAGCGCCTCGTGTACCTCTCGCAGGGCCTCGCGGTCATCCTCGGCTTCATCGCGGTGAAGCTCGTGCTGCACGCGATGCACGTCAACGAGGTGACCTTCATCAACGGCGGCGAGCCGATGCTCTGGGCGCCCGAGATCCCGATCTGGTTCTCGCTGTCGTTCATCCTCCTCACCATCACGGTCGCGACCGTCGCGAGCCTCGCGAAGACGAAGCGGGACGGAACCGCGGTCGAGGGCATCGACTCCGCCGCGGCCGTCGAGGGCGAGAAGGCCCCCGCCGACGCGGACGGCCCGCGCCGCTAG
- a CDS encoding NAD(P)/FAD-dependent oxidoreductase, whose product MPDDAVAGSTATGDSYDVVVIGAGPAGLSAALNLVRARRRTLVLDSSRPRNAATLMSHGFVTRDGISPLELRKLGQVEVEGYDEGEFQLAVVQSAEPSPGGFTIRAKGVRRAPDREVHARRILIATGLVETLPDLPSIRAYYGTAVHSCMECDGYEKADEPLFLIGETDDLVERALLLSQWSRDIIVFTNGVAEIDEAGERGLASLGIRVDRRPVADIEGERAVVTGVRMQDGSVVPRTGGFVRPRYSTALDFLSGLDLDTDDDGHFAVDAEGRTSHAGVYAAGDSSQPGPQQLIIAAGFGARAASAINRDLLPVI is encoded by the coding sequence GTGCCTGACGACGCGGTCGCGGGATCCACCGCGACCGGCGACTCCTACGACGTCGTCGTCATCGGCGCGGGACCGGCGGGCCTGTCCGCCGCGCTGAACCTCGTGCGCGCCCGCCGCCGCACGCTCGTGCTCGACAGCAGCCGCCCGCGCAACGCCGCGACCCTCATGTCGCACGGCTTCGTGACGCGCGACGGGATCTCGCCGCTCGAGCTCCGCAAGCTCGGCCAGGTCGAGGTGGAAGGATACGACGAGGGCGAGTTCCAGCTCGCGGTCGTGCAGTCCGCGGAGCCGTCCCCAGGTGGCTTCACCATCCGCGCGAAGGGCGTGCGCCGCGCGCCCGACCGCGAGGTGCACGCGCGCCGGATCCTCATCGCCACGGGCCTCGTGGAGACTCTGCCCGACTTGCCGAGCATCCGCGCCTACTACGGCACCGCCGTGCACAGCTGCATGGAGTGCGACGGCTACGAGAAGGCCGACGAGCCGCTCTTCCTCATCGGCGAGACGGACGACCTCGTGGAGCGCGCGCTGCTGCTCTCGCAGTGGTCGCGCGACATCATCGTCTTCACCAACGGCGTCGCCGAGATCGACGAGGCGGGGGAGCGCGGGCTCGCGTCCCTCGGCATCCGCGTCGACCGCCGTCCCGTCGCCGACATCGAGGGCGAGCGCGCGGTCGTCACCGGCGTCCGGATGCAGGACGGCTCGGTCGTCCCGCGCACAGGAGGCTTCGTGCGCCCCCGCTATTCGACCGCGCTCGACTTCCTCTCGGGGCTCGATCTCGACACGGACGACGACGGTCACTTCGCCGTCGACGCCGAGGGCCGCACCTCGCACGCGGGCGTCTACGCGGCGGGCGACAGCTCGCAGCCGGGCCCCCAGCAGCTGATCATCGCGGCCGGGTTCGGGGCGCGCGCGGCCAGCGCGATCAACCGGGACCTGCTGCCCGTGATCTGA